One part of the Syntrophorhabdaceae bacterium genome encodes these proteins:
- the pcnB gene encoding polynucleotide adenylyltransferase PcnB — protein sequence MAPRIIPRKEHRISRKQVSPNALRTLYRLHRRGFIAFLVGGCVRDLLLGRTPKDFDIGTNATPGQIKKLFHNCRLIGRRFRLAHIQFEGELLEVSTFRRTFVPSDAESPEETDRDSRLARHHITNEEGMVLVDNLFGTPEEDAMRRDFTINALAYNIADFSIIDYTSGLMDLKERLIRTIGDPRVRFTEDPVRMLRAVRFAASHGFMIEPVAWEVLCELSSAICRVSPARLYEEIQKLFLTGFSGPAFQLMEKSGLILALFPDLSRWFYGDSRRPALLYENLDYIDRLCRSGTPVSPAFFFAALFGPVMEGTVLDRHREGIPRRQALNETCAAIMGEVAKTITVPGRVGGRLRAILALQTFLCRMPPRRAASLAGRPEFLEAVAYLRLIAETKKDLHVFVEWWDAFLREPDSMALLNEATEEAPRKRRRRRRRKPRGPREDAT from the coding sequence ATGGCGCCACGAATCATTCCACGGAAGGAACACCGCATATCCCGTAAGCAAGTGAGTCCGAATGCGCTGCGCACGCTCTACAGGCTCCACAGGCGCGGCTTCATCGCTTTTCTTGTGGGCGGGTGCGTACGAGACCTTCTCCTTGGGAGGACCCCCAAAGATTTCGACATAGGGACCAATGCGACGCCCGGCCAGATAAAAAAGCTCTTCCATAACTGCCGCCTCATTGGGCGACGTTTCAGGCTGGCCCATATCCAGTTCGAGGGAGAGCTGTTAGAGGTCTCCACCTTTCGCCGGACCTTCGTCCCCTCGGACGCGGAGAGCCCGGAAGAGACCGACCGCGATAGCCGCCTTGCCCGCCACCATATTACGAACGAGGAAGGCATGGTCCTCGTGGACAACCTCTTCGGCACGCCCGAGGAGGATGCGATGCGCCGGGACTTCACCATCAACGCTCTTGCGTATAATATCGCCGATTTTTCGATCATAGACTATACCAGCGGTCTTATGGACCTCAAAGAGCGGCTTATCCGTACCATCGGCGATCCTCGTGTCCGTTTTACGGAGGACCCCGTGCGAATGCTCCGGGCGGTCCGGTTCGCCGCATCCCATGGATTTATGATCGAGCCCGTGGCCTGGGAGGTCCTCTGCGAGCTCTCCTCCGCCATCTGCCGCGTCTCTCCGGCGCGCCTCTACGAAGAGATACAGAAGCTTTTCCTGACGGGATTTTCCGGACCGGCATTTCAGCTCATGGAGAAAAGCGGGCTTATACTCGCGCTTTTTCCCGACTTGAGCCGGTGGTTCTATGGAGACAGCCGCCGTCCTGCCCTGCTCTATGAAAACCTCGATTATATCGACCGGCTCTGCAGGAGCGGCACACCCGTATCGCCGGCCTTCTTTTTCGCGGCCCTCTTCGGTCCAGTAATGGAGGGGACGGTTCTCGATCGCCATCGTGAGGGCATCCCGCGCCGGCAGGCGCTCAATGAGACGTGCGCCGCTATTATGGGAGAGGTGGCGAAGACAATAACCGTTCCCGGACGGGTCGGCGGTCGCCTGCGCGCAATCCTCGCACTCCAGACGTTCCTGTGCAGAATGCCGCCCCGGAGGGCGGCCTCTCTGGCCGGCCGGCCTGAATTCCTGGAAGCCGTGGCATACCTCCGCCTCATAGCTGAAACAAAAAAGGACCTCCACGTTTTTGTCGAATGGTGGGATGCCTTTCTCCGGGAGCCCGATTCCATGGCGCTTCTGAATGAGGCCACCGAGGAAGCCCCCAGGAAGAGGCGGAGAAGGAGAAGGCGAAAACCGAGAGGTCCCAGGGAAGACGCGACGTAA
- a CDS encoding CDP-alcohol phosphatidyltransferase family protein codes for MLARWLRAWERKLLKPLLFPLTRLGMGPDMVTLAGLVVIVISGLMLSRGYLLTGACLLLAGGLLDAADGELARLTGRETSFGGFLDSVADHCGDFAVYLGLLWLSLNNRMGSEVVLIFVAFFGSVFGSLIRSRASMAGVDARDVGLFTRFERILLLALGLLSGKTTAALWVLAVLNNFSAAQRLAYVMRVSRLSRRN; via the coding sequence ATGCTGGCGAGATGGCTGCGAGCATGGGAGAGAAAGCTTCTTAAGCCGCTGCTCTTCCCTCTGACTCGATTGGGCATGGGCCCCGATATGGTGACCCTGGCGGGACTCGTGGTTATCGTGATCTCCGGGCTTATGCTATCCCGGGGATACCTGCTGACCGGAGCCTGCCTATTGCTCGCGGGAGGCCTCCTCGATGCCGCGGACGGGGAACTCGCGCGGTTGACCGGCCGCGAAACCTCTTTCGGCGGCTTTCTCGACTCTGTTGCCGACCACTGCGGTGATTTCGCGGTCTACCTGGGTCTTTTATGGCTCTCTCTGAACAATAGAATGGGCTCGGAAGTGGTGCTGATTTTCGTGGCATTCTTCGGCTCGGTTTTCGGTAGCCTTATACGCTCCCGCGCCTCCATGGCGGGTGTCGACGCCAGGGACGTGGGCCTCTTCACCCGGTTCGAGCGCATTCTCCTCCTGGCGCTGGGACTCCTCTCCGGCAAAACGACCGCAGCCCTGTGGGTTCTCGCCGTGCTCAATAACTTCTCGGCCGCCCAGCGTCTGGCCTACGTCATGCGGGTGTCTCGTCTCTCCCGAAGAAATTGA